TGCAGAATCTATCCCTTCTGGATTAAAATCTTCCATATTAATAATTAAAGTTCGATATGGATCTTGGGGGCTTTGTAAAAGATTTTTACTCTGCCAATCAATTAGTTGATAACTAGTACTCGTGCCAATTCGTTGAGTCGAACTGAAGATTTCATTAAGTTCTTCTTGAATTTGTGTTAACATCAGACTCCTTCTTTTAATACCAATATTCCAGTGCCGATCCATGAGAATTGTCAATATTTCAATAGTGAACCTTTTTTCTTGATCTCCTTTTTTCGAATATTTTCTTAAGATATCTATAAGGTTATCAAAATTATTGTTATCATAGATGTAAAGAAAATCCTTTAATCGATCATACATTTTTTGGGGTGTCTCAAATGCATTAGCAGATAATTTATGTTCAATCTCAAAAGGAGAAAAATATGTTAGATTAGATTGATCGTATATTTGCTTAGGATTTTTTATCGTTGTAACAACTTTCCCAAATTTATCTGTACATTTCAATTCTTTTTCTTTTTTATTTCCTTCACTTTCTGTTATTGTGAAAATGAAAGCCCCCCCATCGGTGTGGCTACCACCACGTGCATTCCAATATTTATCAGCTATAGGAAGAAAATTCTTATCTTCTTCCGATAAACTTCTTAATATAGCGTCAATAGCTTGCTTTTCTGAGGATATAACCCCAATTTTCACATCACCTTCCAGTAAAGCGAAAACTTGTGGTCTGAGCATTGAAGTATCGGTGATGCCAATCATTTGATGTTGTCTTTTATAGGGATCATTTCTTGCTATTATAAAGAACCAAGGCCCATCTGGAGAACCAATCATATGGGATAACTGAATCATCTTATAGATTTTCCTTTTCTCCTCAGAAAGGATATGAAAATCTCTTTCAGTTGTTGGTGCTAATGCTTCAATAATATATTCTAATGGATATCGATAAACTCGACTAAAGAGATCAAATAGCAATACCGAGACTTCTGTATCAGTTAGAAATTGGGGGTATATGTTCCTCTGCTTCAAATATTTTGTTACTCTTACATAGTTAGCGAAATCACCATTATGAACTAAAGCTTCATGAAGCCCAACAAAAGGATGTGCTCCTCCAGGGTGCCAAACTCTTCCCTTGGTCGGATATCTTTGATGTCCAATCCAGATATGTGCTTTTATATCTTCAAGGCGATAATACTTTATCAATTGTTCTGCATAGCCCACAATTTTTAACACCATCATGTTCTTTCCATGGGAAAGAACAAAAGCCCTCTTTTTTCCTAATGAAGCATAAAATTTTTGATTTAATTGAAAACTATTTTGATAGATAAATTCATCCTCTATTTGTTGGGGCTCCATTTCGTCAAGATTATTTTTTTTAATAAAACGATTTAAAACATCTTCATCAACTTTGACAAAGTATCTAATCACATCAGGTGGTTTTATTTCCAAACCTGGAACTTGACTATAGTCATCTAAAGAAGGTATTTTTTCGGTATAATCCACTTGTAAGTTAGGAAAGATAAACGAATCTTCAACCAATTTTCTCGAAGAAGGATCAAGATAAGCAATTTGTAAAAGATAATCTTTTTCCAATATTGCCCTTGAAATACCCATTTGTTCAGGTAAAAATCCTACAGCTGCGATACCTCCTCCCTTCCCATTTCCTCTATTATGCATTTGTTTACATGATTGAAGTAAATGGTGACCCGCAACTGGTATTGTACATGCCAATCCCACAACTCCACAACCTCCCTCTGATTCAGCTTTGGAATTTGAAATTTGTCTATGTTCTAATTTTTCTCTAGATTTAATTATCTTTTCAACATAATCTATCTTTAATATCCCCGATCATCCTCCAAATTTTAGTAGACCTTTACCTCCATATTTTTTGTATTTTTCTGACAAGCCAGCCCCTCTCAAATCTGCTACATCATCTAAACCTAGCCTCCAAAGAATGTCAATAAGTTGATTGTTCCATGAATAATACAGATTACTTATCCTTTGAGCGCCCCAATTAGGTTGAACAAGTTCAACAAGTTCATGATCAGTTGAAGCTATCCCATATGGACATCCTCTTCCAGACTCACAGTTTCCACATCTAGTGCAACCACAAGCTACCAATTCTGCTGTACCGATGATGACACCATCAGCTCCTAGAGCGATAGCTTTTGCAATGTCATAAGCGGTTCTAATACCACCACTTACCATGAAGGTGAGTTCATCTCTTACGCCTTCATCAACTAAAAATCGGTGTACTTTTTGGATTGCATATTCTATAGGCATTGCTATATTTTTTTTCGCAATATCTGGTGCAGCTCCAGTTCCACCATAGCTACCATCGACATTAAGAATGTTAACACCTGCGTGATAACATCCTACAGCTACCATCTCTATATCAGTTGGACTGGAAACTTTCGCTGAAATTAAGATATCAGGATCAGGATTCATCGCAATAATCCAATCGACATGCTTTTTATGATCTTCAACAGAATAAACACTATGAAAGGGAAATGGCGAGAAAAGGGTATGCCAAGGTACCGACTCTCTAAGGTTAGCGACATCGGGTGTGACTTTGTCAGCTAATAGATGGCCACCTAAACCCGGCTTAGCTCCTTGAGCGTATTTGATTTCTACTATTCTTGCATAATTGATAGTCTCTTCTGTAACACCAAATTGCCCAGTCGCAAGTTGTGTAATAACATTATCCTTATATGGTACCAATTGTTCTGGATATCCTCCTTCTCCTGTGCTTACGAAAGTATTCCAAGCTTGCGCAGCCATAGCCCTTGCCAACATCATGTTGAGGCTTATTGAACCAAATGACATCCCTGCACTGTACCATGGAATTGGGATATTGATTCTTGCTCCATAAGATCTTTTATTCAGTGTTATTGAAGTTTTGATTTTTTCTTTATCTATTCTGTCCTTAAACTCTTTCTCGAATTTAAATCTCAAATTATCGAAACCCCCACCTGAATTCCCAATTCGATATTCGATATCTGAAGGAGGCTCACCTGTTTCTGCTTGATACCACGTTGCTAAAAGCAAGTCTCTAGTCCACATAGAATCTCCTAGGACCATATAATCTGAATTTGATTCAATACAAATTGCATTGTATGGGCAAAGGGATACACAATAAAAGGGATTCTCTTTACATTTAGGCCCTATACAGTTGGAACTATTCGGTTGATGCATCTTAAGGTGTCCAGACAATCTCATATGAACTCCATAGGGGCAGATATTTTCACAAAGACTACAATCGATACACGCATCGGTATAAGATACTTTATACTTAGAAATACTCCAAAATTCAGATGGAGTTCGTTCCACTATAACATTTTTGGGCACCATCTTTATTATCACCCAACTAAAGAACGGAGTTCTTTTTCTTCATCAATGTAAAAGATAATCCTACCAGTCTCTCCCTGAAGCCGTCTAACCTCTCTCATTCCCATCGCACCAAGTACTTCTAGAAGTTGATCTCTCCATGAACTCATCAAATTTATTATTCTTTGAGTTCCCCAATCAAAATCCACATTTGCTAGATCTATTGGAGAGAAGCTCTGAATTGGAGTTCCGAATTGTACCATTTCCAAGGCTATAAGATATGCAAAATCAATTCCTACAATATTCGCTCCACAAGCTATTGTTTTCGGAAGATGTTCAGCAGCGGCAATACCACCACTTGCAATTATTGTGATCTGATCACGAAGACAATTATCAACTAACAAATCATCGATCGATATTAAGGAATTTGTAATAAACCGTGGATTTTTCTCAAACTCATTTCCTTGATAATCAGTATAAAGATGTAATATTTCAGCTCCTTTTTTTACAAGATCTAGGATCAATGTATCAGAACTCTTTTTTAATGGGACCCGTATTGAGACTATGACATTGGAATTTAGATTCTTCAAAGTCTTCAAATCTTTTATAATATCCTCTTTATAATCCACTTCAATTATTTTAGATCTTTTCACCAACTCTATATCAAGATTGGAGTGTGAAGAGATTCTCGGAATTAAATTATAATCGAATTCTTGGTAATCATCCGCATTGACGATAGCATATGTCCCAAGTTTTGTAGCAGCATTGGCCACTATCCATTGAAGAAATCTATTTTTAAATTCATCAGGAGGAGGGTTAAATAGAACAGGTATAGGAATTTCAATATTTTGTGGAAATCCATCCAAATCTTTTTTCGTTTTAAATTTTAAGTAAGGAAGTTTTCGCCCAAGATCAACCGCTGTAGAGATATATTCTCTCCCATGAATTCCATCACGGGTCGGTCTTACAATCTCTGACATATCAGTCCATATACTATCAAATCCTGGTCCACTAAAGTCCCCTCTATATCCTGCACCAGATACTGGAACTCTTCCATCCTCAGCTTCATTCCATATTGTTTTGATTATCTTTGGAGTATAATAAGAGTCACCTAGTTTGAGGAGTTTTGGATTATCATGTAAAGTAAGAGCTCTACGGGGACATTCTACAATACAACGAAAACATCCCTTACAATTATAGCTATCAGGTTCTGCCATTATTCTTATATCTTCTTGTTGTTTTTTATGAACATCGTATAAACAGGCTCTGATACAATCGCCACAGTTTATACAATAGTCAAGATTTCTTTTTACTAAAAATTTTCCTATCTTTTTCTTTGATTTCGCAAATTCAGTATGGATTTGATATTTATACAAGCTTGTTTTTTCCTCCTTTATTTACAAACGATACCTCTCTTCTTCAATTCTTGATACTTCTTATTCTCTTCTGCATCTTCTACAAATCTTGCTACAACTTCGGTTGGTCTTCCAAACTTCTTTTCTAAATGTCTTTCCCATAAATCCCAAATATTCATGAGCTCCAATTGAGTTTGACATACTTTCTCACAAGCTTTACAATGTGTACACAAAAACATTTTTTCAGAATTTAATTTTGTGAAAACATTCTTACTCATGTACTCTTTTATAAAAAATAATTTCCCCCTAGCTGTAACGCTCTCATCTCCACTTACAATATATGCAGGGCACACTGGGACGCAAGAGCCACATTTCGCACATTCTAAAATCGTTTTCTCTATAATACTGTGGGGTTTATTATCTTGAAAACTATGCTTTTGTAAAAAAGCTGAGATTTTTCCAAAGACAGGTGAAAATGATCTCAGAATTTTTAGTGTGATTTTGGTTGCTGGATTCAAAAATTCTGATGGAAAATCTAAATATTGTGATTTTAATGAAAAAAACTTACCTGGGTTACCTAAATTAAGCGGGTCTTCCTCTCCCTTATACCTTTTTAATTTGATAAATGTGTCTCGTCTGAATTTTTTTTCTACAAATGGTGTCATCCATGCTCCAACATTATATATTCTGCCTTTCAACTCAAGTCCTAATTCAAAAAGCATCATCACTAATACGAGATGTGTGAAATACCCTAATGTATTTTTTTGATTTGAAAGAAATGAAGAAATAATTAAAGCTTCTTTTTTATTCACAATATGACTCTCCGTCGATATTTCGATTCCACAACTTTTCCCAAGTTTGCATGCTTTTTTAATAAATTCGTGTAGTTTGGATATTGGTAATATAAGTTCGCTAGCCAGAAGTGTAGGGCCAAACCTTTTTATACTCATAGTGAAGAATCGCTCGTTCCAGAGTTTATAGGCAAGATGATTTTCACTTTGATATGGTTCCTCTTCAATGCATTTGAGGAGTGCTTTTTCAGACCCTAGATCTTCGAGATGAATCAATACACTATCTTTCTCCTTAAAAAAACAGTTTACGTTAGGATAGCCTTCTTTAAGTAATCTGTTTAATTGTCTCATATGGTAACTATTGTAATGCGTTATATGTGATGCATCTATTTCGTTATCGATCAATTCTTCAATAAATTGATAGGATTTAGTGCTATCATCAAATTGAAATAAACGTGGAATTGAAATGCTTGGACGTTTCCTTATTTTCAATTTCACGTTTAAAATAATTCCCATCTGCCCATTAGTTCCAAAATAATAAGCAAATTCTGGCTCAATTTATTTTAAAATTTTGACTTGCCCATTATAAGAAACAACTCTTAAACTATTTACTTGATCTTTAATTTGACCATACTTGTAACTATTAATACCATAACCACCAGTAGAAATCCAACCTCCAACTGTTGAAAACCAACTTGATGGATAGGTTCTAACAGCATACCCTTTAGGTTTAAGAAAATACTCAAGGTCATCCCATCTTACTCCGGTCTCAATAGTAACTGTATTGTCAAGCTCATTCATACTTTGTATAGTTCTTAAGTTAGAAAGATCTAAGATCATTCCTCCTTTCATAGGTAATATATCACCAAATGCTGAAGACGCAGCTCCTCTTGGAATAATTGGCATCTTCTTCCCATGGGCTTCTTTTACTATTAATACAACATCTTCAGTATTTTTAGGTTGGATAACAACTTCAGGTGTTTTGGAAAATAGACTTTTAATTATTAAGGGAATTTCAGTTTGATCTTGACTGTAAAGGATTCTTTCTAGTTCCCCTTTTAGAGATTTCACATTAGTAAAATCATTCATTTTATTCTTATTACCTTCTTTTTGATATATTTTCTGTTAACATGATCTAACTCAATTGGTATATCATCTAAGAACATTAGGCTTTTTCATATCGATTAATTTTATTATTTAAATCTATATAGAATATGACAAATACTCTAGGTTATCTCATATAAGGGATACAAAGAGTAAGTAACATATGATATACTCTTTGGAGGTAGATAACGATGGATTAAACCTTTTTCTTCCATATTTTCTAAAATTTCAAGAGGCTCTTTAATTGCAGTATGTAATGAGATATAACCTAAAGGAACTGGACTTTTTGCAGTATCTAAGACTTTGAGGATTTTATAAACTAGTTCATTTTCTCTATTTCTTGGTATATCTAAATTTATACTTAATATTTTCTTATCCCCTCCCCGTACTATTTTTTAAATATAGAAATATTTATAAATCTTATGTCTTTTATAAAAATATAAAGTGATAAAATGGAACTAAAAAATACTTATAATAACAAGATTATCATCAGAGTAGTTTTGGAAGGAGATCTTGCTAAAAAGTTTAATTTAATTAAGTCACGGAAAGGTATAAAGAATAACACTGAAATTATAAGATTACTAGTAGCCGAAGAGTTCGATAGGACTTCTTAAATTTACCTTGGGGTGATTTTTCTTGACTCGCTTTCTAAGAATATCGGAAGAACTAAAATATTTCCTTAAAATAGGACATACTTTGCTTATTAAAGGTGACGCTGGGACAGGTAAAACTACCCTCGCATTAGAAATACTGCGATGCCTTGATCCGGTTGATTGTATTTTTTTCTCTACGAAAACTCCGCCACCTATTCTTTACGATTATTATCCTTGGCTGAAGAATAAATTAGTGCTAGGCCCTGAGGAAATAAGATTTTTAGAAACACGTCAGGAAAGCCCTGAACGTCTTTTAAACCGACTTAGAGATCAATTACTGAAGATGGAACACCCTTTACTCATACTTGACACTTGGAATGCTATGTCCTCAGAAATGGATCCTAAAGATCAAATAAGAATTGCAAAAGCGATTATTATGACAACTTATCTTATAAAAGGCAAAACGATATTAATAGAAGAGACAGATAAAAGATCTTTTCTTGACTTTTTAGTAGATGGTGTTGTTATTCTGACGGCTACAGACGTTTATGGTGAAGCTGAAGCTGGACGTGTTTATGAAGATCGCCTCGAAAAACGATTTGCCAGGGAGATGGAACTTAAAAAGTTGAGAGGAATTGAAATTTTAAATAGAAGATATGCTTTCACCTTGAAAGATGGGAGGTTTCTGTCCTTTCCTCCATTTTATGAAGATTTATCTGTTAGACCAACAAAGATTGCAAATCTTTCTGAAGATCGAATTTCATCAGGCATCTTTGAATTTGATAATATAACAGGAGGTTTCAAAAAGGGAAGTTTTAATTTATTCGAGATTGAACATAGCGTTGATAAAAGATATTTACAAATACATACACAAATTGCTTGGAATATTATATTGAATAATGGAGGGATACTCATAATTCCTTCAATAGGTGAAAAATACCCTTCTGAATTGTTACATGAAGCTATTCTACATCGACCTCGGTCAAATAATTCTGAAAGCGAAATAAAGATCATTCGAGAGATTGTAGAAAAAAACTATAATACTAAACATTTTAAGAATGGAATATTTATTTTCCTTGGTTTTGATACACTTATAAATCGATTTGGGTCTGACAAAACACTCGCATTAGTTGAATCTATTATTAATTATGCTGAAGAAAGTGGAACCATCATCATCGGAACTATGAAAAGAGGTATGGAATTCTTAGAATATGTAACGCATACAATGGAATCTCATTTCGTATTTAAAGACCTTACTAATGCTCTAGTCATTTATGGAATGAGACCTAAAACAGGTCTTTACGCAGTGAATTTAATTGAAAATGAAGTCAAACTCACACCTATCGTTTAGATAGTCAATCTATTGTTACAATGGGAGGCGCTTTATAGATTATATAATTAAAGTATGTGGAGATATTGTTTTAATTCCCATTCAGTTACTTGTATTCTATATTCATCCCACTGTCTTTTTTGCGCTTCAATAAGCTTATTATAAATATGCTCTCCTAGAGCATCTTGTAAGATTTTGTCTTTTTCTATTTCTATTATCGCTTCTCCTAGTGATCCTGGTAGAGTCTCTATATATAGCTCCTCAAGTTTTTTATCATCAAAATGGTATACATCTTCTTCGACAGGTTCAGGAGGAACCATTTTATTCTTTATACCGTCTAGACCACTTGCTAGCATTACTGTAAAGGCTAAGTAAGGATTACAAGAAGGATCAGGGCATCTTAGTTCGACTCTTGTTGAAGAATCTTTTCCTTTCCGTGTATTTGGAACTCTTATCAGTGCTGATCTGTTAACTCTCCCCCAACAGATGTAAACTGGTGCTTCATATCCTGGAACAAGCCTTTTATACGAATTTACGGTTGGAGCTATTACTGCTGACATACTTCGTACATGTGCTAACTGCCCTGCGATAAATTGTTTTGCAGTTTCAGATAAATTCCCTATTCCTTTAGGATCATAGAAATCGTTTTTATCATCTTTCCATAGGCTTTGATGCACGTGCATACCAGAGCCGTTTATTCCGAAAATAGGTTTTGGCATAAAACTTGCAAATAAATTGTACTTCATAGCCACTGTTTTTACAGCAGCTTTGTATGTCGTAACACGATCTGCTACAGTTAATGCCTTATCGTATTCAAAATCTATTTCATGCTGTCCTGGAGCAACCTCATGGTGGCTCATTTCAATTTTTATTTGCATAGCTTCCAAATCGGATACAACTTCTCGCCTAAGATCTGAAGCAAGATCTCTGGTTGAAAAATCAAAGTAACCAGCTGTATCGTGAGGTTCAGGCCTCTGGCCAGTAGCATTATTCTTAAATATGAAAAACTCAAGTTCTGGTCCTACTTTGTAATTGAAATTCATTTTAGAAGCCGTTCTCAACATCCTTTTGAGAATGAACCGTGGATCGCCTGGAAAAGGTTTACCTTCACTGAGGTAAACATCACACATTATTCTAGCAATTTTCCCATCTGTCCATGGCAATATCGCATAAGTTTCTATTTCGGGCATAAGGAACATATCGCTTTCGAAGATCCTAACAAAACCCTCTATAGAAGAGCCGTCGAACCATAAACCTTCTTCTAATACATTAGGTAGTCTTTTTGCAGTTATCGCACATGTCTTGAGTTGCCCCATTATATCTACGAACTGTAGATCAATATATTTCACATTCTTCTTTTTTATTTCAGAAATTACACTTTCTTTGTCCAAATTTCTACATCAAAAGAAAAATATTAAACATATATATACTTTTTCATATAGAAGTTGTTTAAATGTTCATTTATTATTCTAAATCATTCCCACTCTATTGTTGCAGGTGGCTTATGTGTAATATCATATACAACTCTAGTTATCTGCGGTATTTCATTCGTTATTCTTGTTGATATTTTTTCTAAAATATCATAAGGAATTTTTGCGAAACTAGCTGTCATGGCCTCCTTACTTTCAACAGCCCTTATGACAATCGCGTATCCATAAGCCCTTGCATCGCCTTTAACTCCTGTGCTCTTGGTATTTGTCAAAACAGCGAAATATTGCCATAAGCCTTCATTAATACCAGATTTCTCTAGCTCCTGAGCTACTATATCATCTGCTTTTTTGACTATACCTATTTTTTCTTCCGTAACTTCACCAACAACTCTAACCGCTAAACCAGGACCAGGAAATGGTTGTCTCCAAACAATCTCTCTAGGCAGATCTAATTTTTCTGCAACTTTTCTTACCTCATCTTTGTAAAGGTCCTTTAATGGTTCTAGGATTGTTTTAAATTTAATTTTAATCGGTAAGCCAGCGACGTTGTGATGAGTCTTTATCTTATCTGAGTCTCTCCTTACTCCTGATTCAACTCTATCTGGGTAAATCGTTCCTTGTAAAAGGTATTCTGCTCCAACCTCACTTGCTATTTTCTCGAAAACCCTTATGAACTCTTTTCCGATAATCTTCCTTTTTTGTTCAGGATCTACTACTCCTCTAATTTTTTTCATAAATCTTTTCTTTGCATCAACAATTACTAAGTTCATACCGAATTTTTTAAAAGTCTTCCTTACGAATTCTGTTTCAGATTTACGCATAAAACCATGATCTATAAAAACTGCTGTTAAATTCCTTCCAATAACCTTTGAAGCCAAGGCAGCTGTTGTACTTGAATCAATCCCTCCACTCAGAGCCACGATGCACTTATTATTTTTAAATAACTTTATCTCATCTATTGCTTTCTCAATAAAACTTTCTGGAATCCAGTTGGGTATACAAGCACAAACCTTAAAGATGAAATTTTTTATCATTAGAGTTCCATTCTTTGTATGGACGACTTCGGGATGCCACTGTAAACCGAATATGGGTTTTTCCCTATGCTTAAAGGCAGCAATTGGACAGTTTTTTGAATGTGATAAGACTTCGTACTCTTTAGGTAGTTCATATACAAAATCGCTATGACTCATCCATACAATCTCTTTTTTACTCAAACCCTGAAGCACATCAACTGGTTTATCTATTTCAACATGCGTCAAACCGTATTCTTCAGCCCCTGGCTGAACTTTTCCATTATTCAAATAGGCTATTAATTGGTGTCCGTAACATAATCCTAAGATGGGCACACCTGTGTCAAATATCTTCGAGTCGAATTTTGGAGTATTTCTATCATACACGCTTGAGGGCCCACCGGATAAGATGATTCCTTTAATATTGAGTTTTTTATTAAGTAATTTTATTTCCCTTGGAGATATATCACATGGGAATACCTCTGAGTAGACCTTATTTTCCCTAACCCTCTTTCCTATAAGGTGGCTGTATTGACCACCAAAATCAAGGATAAGGATCGTATCAGGTTTTATAAGCTTTCCCATAAGTTACCTAAACCCTTTATCAAGATAATAAAAAGTTAGTAAAATATCGATGTTGAATTTTAAAATCGCCATTTTTGTCTCTTTAATCTGTCTACAACATTTATATCTATATAAATTAATTTATATGAAAGCTTATATTTACATTAATTCCTTGCATGGGTTACAGAGGTTCATTCTATGAGTCAATCAGAGTCTGAAGAAGAACTTACTCCAGCAGAAGTTTTACAGATTGTAGGTAGGACAGGTGTAGCAGGTGAGATCACACAAGTCAGAGTAAGGGTGATGGAAGGAAGAGACAAAGGAAGGATATTGACTAGAAATGTGAAGGGTCCTATTCGATTAGGAGACATTTTAATGCTCCGAGAAACTGAACGAGAAGCTCGAAAGATAAAATAGGTGCCGACAAATGCTCAGCTTGAAAAAGTGCAACTTTTGTGGCAAGGAAGTGCCACTAGGCGTTGGTACAATGTTCGTGAAAAAAGATGGTTCCATACACTGGTATTGTTCTTCAAAATGTAGAAAGAACTCATTAAAGCTAAAAAGAGATCCCCGTAAGTTAAAGTGGACTACACGTTATAAAAAAGGAAAAGAGTGATGGAAGACCAAACATTAATTCTTATCAAGCCAGATGCTATCAAAAAGGGCTTGATAGGAGCAATTCTTAAGAGATTCGAAGACAGTGGATTCAGAATCATTAAGTTGAAGATGATGAGATTATCTGAAGAAGATGCAAAAAAATTTTATTCAATACATACGAAGAAGCCTTTCTTCAATAATCTTATCCCGTTTATTACCTCTAGTTCTGTAGTTGCAGCGATAATTGAGGGTGAAGAAGTACGTGCTATAACAAGAAAGATAATAGGTACTACGAACCCGAAGAAGGCCCCGCCAGGTACAATTCGTGGTGATTTTGGTACAAGTATAACAGAAAACGCGATACATGCTTCTGATTCCTATGATAGCTTTTTAAAAGAATACAAGGTTATCTTCAGAAGCCAAGATTGATGTAATCATTCATTATATCCAATTTTATCAAATCATTTAAAAGGGCTGAAATACCGACTTATTTCCGAATCGGATATTCTTAGAGATGAGAACATGAACTTCATAAAGGAGACTAAAAGCATCTGCCCTGAATGCAACAAGGTTCTCCCAGCCACGATATTTGAGAGAAATGGCAAGGTTTGGATAGAAAAGAAATGTCAAGATCATGGAAGGATAGAGGAGTTATACTGGGGATCTTACGAAATGTATCAAAATGCCAGTAGATATAATATTAAAGGAAAAGGAGTCAGCAATCCCATCATACAAAAAGATGTTGTAAATTGTCCCTCTGATTGTGGTCTATGTAAAGAGCATTTAACCCACACAACTTTAGCAAATATAGTTGTTACTAATAGATGTGATTTGGCCTGCTGGTACTGCTTTTTCTATGCAAAAAAAGCAGGGTATATCTATGAACCTAGCTTAGATCAAATAAGAGAGATGGCGAAAAATCTAAGGAATCAGAAGCCAGTGCCTGGTAACGCTGTGCAATTGACAGGAGGTGAACCATGCCTTAGAGATGACCTGATAGAGATCATAAAGATAATAAAAGAGGAGGATATAGATCATGTTCAAGTAAATACAGATGGGATAAGGCTTGCAACTGATCCTATATTAGCCCGAAAAATCAAGGAGGCTGGCACAAACACAATCTATCTTAGTTTCGATGGTTTAACTCCAAATACCAACCCTAAGAACCATTGGGAAATATCCACAATTTTAGATAATTGTAGAAATGCAGATCTCGGGATAGTCTTCGTTCCAACCATTATTAAAGGTGTGAACGACCATGAAGTTGGAGGTATAGTCAAGTATGCATCAAAG
This window of the Candidatus Methylarchaceae archaeon HK02M2 genome carries:
- a CDS encoding glutamate synthase-related protein, whose product is MVPKNVIVERTPSEFWSISKYKVSYTDACIDCSLCENICPYGVHMRLSGHLKMHQPNSSNCIGPKCKENPFYCVSLCPYNAICIESNSDYMVLGDSMWTRDLLLATWYQAETGEPPSDIEYRIGNSGGGFDNLRFKFEKEFKDRIDKEKIKTSITLNKRSYGARINIPIPWYSAGMSFGSISLNMMLARAMAAQAWNTFVSTGEGGYPEQLVPYKDNVITQLATGQFGVTEETINYARIVEIKYAQGAKPGLGGHLLADKVTPDVANLRESVPWHTLFSPFPFHSVYSVEDHKKHVDWIIAMNPDPDILISAKVSSPTDIEMVAVGCYHAGVNILNVDGSYGGTGAAPDIAKKNIAMPIEYAIQKVHRFLVDEGVRDELTFMVSGGIRTAYDIAKAIALGADGVIIGTAELVACGCTRCGNCESGRGCPYGIASTDHELVELVQPNWGAQRISNLYYSWNNQLIDILWRLGLDDVADLRGAGLSEKYKKYGGKGLLKFGG
- a CDS encoding glutamate synthase-related protein is translated as MYKYQIHTEFAKSKKKIGKFLVKRNLDYCINCGDCIRACLYDVHKKQQEDIRIMAEPDSYNCKGCFRCIVECPRRALTLHDNPKLLKLGDSYYTPKIIKTIWNEAEDGRVPVSGAGYRGDFSGPGFDSIWTDMSEIVRPTRDGIHGREYISTAVDLGRKLPYLKFKTKKDLDGFPQNIEIPIPVLFNPPPDEFKNRFLQWIVANAATKLGTYAIVNADDYQEFDYNLIPRISSHSNLDIELVKRSKIIEVDYKEDIIKDLKTLKNLNSNVIVSIRVPLKKSSDTLILDLVKKGAEILHLYTDYQGNEFEKNPRFITNSLISIDDLLVDNCLRDQITIIASGGIAAAEHLPKTIACGANIVGIDFAYLIALEMVQFGTPIQSFSPIDLANVDFDWGTQRIINLMSSWRDQLLEVLGAMGMREVRRLQGETGRIIFYIDEEKELRSLVG
- a CDS encoding 4Fe-4S dicluster domain-containing protein, with protein sequence MGIILNVKLKIRKRPSISIPRLFQFDDSTKSYQFIEELIDNEIDASHITHYNSYHMRQLNRLLKEGYPNVNCFFKEKDSVLIHLEDLGSEKALLKCIEEEPYQSENHLAYKLWNERFFTMSIKRFGPTLLASELILPISKLHEFIKKACKLGKSCGIEISTESHIVNKKEALIISSFLSNQKNTLGYFTHLVLVMMLFELGLELKGRIYNVGAWMTPFVEKKFRRDTFIKLKRYKGEEDPLNLGNPGKFFSLKSQYLDFPSEFLNPATKITLKILRSFSPVFGKISAFLQKHSFQDNKPHSIIEKTILECAKCGSCVPVCPAYIVSGDESVTARGKLFFIKEYMSKNVFTKLNSEKMFLCTHCKACEKVCQTQLELMNIWDLWERHLEKKFGRPTEVVARFVEDAEENKKYQELKKRGIVCK
- a CDS encoding FAD-dependent oxidoreductase, coding for MNDFTNVKSLKGELERILYSQDQTEIPLIIKSLFSKTPEVVIQPKNTEDVVLIVKEAHGKKMPIIPRGAASSAFGDILPMKGGMILDLSNLRTIQSMNELDNTVTIETGVRWDDLEYFLKPKGYAVRTYPSSWFSTVGGWISTGGYGINSYKYGQIKDQVNSLRVVSYNGQVKILK
- a CDS encoding glutamine synthetase beta-grasp domain-containing protein produces the protein MDKESVISEIKKKNVKYIDLQFVDIMGQLKTCAITAKRLPNVLEEGLWFDGSSIEGFVRIFESDMFLMPEIETYAILPWTDGKIARIMCDVYLSEGKPFPGDPRFILKRMLRTASKMNFNYKVGPELEFFIFKNNATGQRPEPHDTAGYFDFSTRDLASDLRREVVSDLEAMQIKIEMSHHEVAPGQHEIDFEYDKALTVADRVTTYKAAVKTVAMKYNLFASFMPKPIFGINGSGMHVHQSLWKDDKNDFYDPKGIGNLSETAKQFIAGQLAHVRSMSAVIAPTVNSYKRLVPGYEAPVYICWGRVNRSALIRVPNTRKGKDSSTRVELRCPDPSCNPYLAFTVMLASGLDGIKNKMVPPEPVEEDVYHFDDKKLEELYIETLPGSLGEAIIEIEKDKILQDALGEHIYNKLIEAQKRQWDEYRIQVTEWELKQYLHIL